The genome window TATGCAGAATTAAAAGAAGCAATTTGTAAAAAATTTAAAAGAGATAACAACTTAAATTTTTCACCATCTCAAATTGTTGTTTCAACTGGAGCAAAACAATCTTTATATAATATTGCTCAAGTAATGTTAAACGATGGAGACGAAGTTATTCTTCCTGCTCCATATTGGGTTTCTTATTCAGAAATTGTAAAATTATCTGGTGGTGTTCCTATTGAAGTTCCAACTTCAATTGAAACAAATTTTAAAATTACACCTGCACAATTAGAAGCTGCAATTACACCAAAAACTAAAATGATGTGGTTCAGTTCTCCTTGTAATCCTTCTGGAATGATTTACAGCAAAGCAGAATTAGAAGGATTGGTTGAAGTGTTAAAAAAACATCCAAACGTGTATGTTGTTTCTGACGAAATTTACGAACACATTAATTATACTGGAACTTATTGCAGTATTGGTTCAATTCCAGGAATGGAAAACAACACAATCACTGTAAACGGAGTTGCTAAAGCTTTCGCCATGACTGGATGGAGAATTGGTTATATTGGCGCACCAGAATTTATTGCAAAAGCATGTACAAAAATTCAAGGTCAAGTAACTTCAGGAGCTAATTCTATTGCACAGAGAGCAACTATTGCTGCTATTGAAGCTGAGCCATCAAAAATCAAATACATGGTAGATGCTTTTTACCAAAGAAGTATTATTGTTTATGATTTGTTATCAGAAATTCCAGGTTTTAAAGTAACCAAACCAGAAGGAGCTTTCTATTTCTTCCCAGATGTTTCATATTATTTTGGAAAAACTTTAAGAGGTAAAGAAATAAAAGACGCTAATGATTTTGCTATGTACTTATTAGCCGAAGCAAATGTTGCAACGGTAACTGGTGATGCTTTTGGAAATCCAAACTGTATTCGTTTATCATATGCAACTAGCGAAGAATTATTAAGAGAAGCCGTAAAAAGAATTAAAGAAGCAGTAGCTTAATACTATATGCCCCAAGTTTTCTTGGGGCTTTTTTATAAAAATTATGAATAAAAAAATTGTATTACTAGGATCAGGAGAACTTGGAAAAGAATTTGTAATTGCAGCACAACGTATTGGTCAAACAGTAATTGCTGTTGATAGTTACGAAAACGCACCTGCTATGCAAGTTGCAGATGGTTTTGAAGTAATTAATATGTTAGATGGTGCAGAATTAGATAGAATAATTGCAAAACACAATCCTGATTTTATTGTTCCTGAAATAGAAGCAATTCGTACAGAACGATT of Flavobacterium channae contains these proteins:
- a CDS encoding pyridoxal phosphate-dependent aminotransferase, with amino-acid sequence MNPLSDRINNLAVSQTLAMAALARELKAQGKDIISLSLGEPDFNTPDYIKEAAKKAIDENYSAYTPVEGYAELKEAICKKFKRDNNLNFSPSQIVVSTGAKQSLYNIAQVMLNDGDEVILPAPYWVSYSEIVKLSGGVPIEVPTSIETNFKITPAQLEAAITPKTKMMWFSSPCNPSGMIYSKAELEGLVEVLKKHPNVYVVSDEIYEHINYTGTYCSIGSIPGMENNTITVNGVAKAFAMTGWRIGYIGAPEFIAKACTKIQGQVTSGANSIAQRATIAAIEAEPSKIKYMVDAFYQRSIIVYDLLSEIPGFKVTKPEGAFYFFPDVSYYFGKTLRGKEIKDANDFAMYLLAEANVATVTGDAFGNPNCIRLSYATSEELLREAVKRIKEAVA